Proteins from a single region of Butyrivibrio fibrisolvens:
- a CDS encoding MetQ/NlpA family ABC transporter substrate-binding protein, which yields MKKKLFATLLTSVLAISAITGCGKDAGNNTSDNTQNTGAQESAGDLEVITVAATSVPHAEILESEVVTNALAAKGYKVEVTVFEDYVQPNNVVDGGEFDANYFQHITYLNDFNEQNGTKLVSAGGIHYEPFGIYGGTKKSLDEIADGDTIAIPNDTTNEARALLLLEANDLIKLEDGAGLTATVNNIVENPYNLTIVEVEAAQVPHQLDSVSYAVMNGNYAMEAGFTVATDALAYEAQDSEAAEKYVNVIAVKEGNESNPGIVALVEVLKSDEVTAWIEEQYKGSVVPYAGK from the coding sequence ATGAAAAAGAAACTGTTTGCAACATTACTCACATCTGTACTTGCTATTAGCGCTATAACAGGCTGCGGCAAAGATGCCGGCAATAATACTTCTGATAACACTCAGAACACAGGTGCACAGGAAAGTGCTGGCGACCTTGAAGTTATCACAGTTGCAGCTACATCTGTTCCACACGCTGAGATCCTTGAGAGCGAAGTAGTTACAAACGCTCTTGCAGCTAAGGGATACAAAGTTGAAGTTACTGTATTCGAAGATTATGTTCAGCCTAACAATGTAGTAGATGGCGGCGAGTTTGATGCTAACTACTTCCAGCACATTACATACCTTAATGATTTCAATGAGCAGAACGGAACAAAGCTTGTAAGCGCAGGCGGAATCCACTATGAGCCATTCGGAATCTATGGCGGAACCAAGAAGAGCCTTGATGAGATCGCTGATGGTGATACTATCGCAATCCCTAATGATACAACTAACGAAGCAAGAGCACTCCTTCTTCTTGAAGCTAATGACCTTATTAAGCTCGAGGATGGCGCTGGTCTTACAGCTACAGTTAATAACATTGTAGAGAACCCTTACAACCTTACTATCGTTGAAGTTGAGGCAGCTCAGGTTCCTCACCAGCTTGACAGCGTAAGCTATGCAGTAATGAATGGTAACTACGCTATGGAAGCAGGATTCACTGTTGCAACTGATGCACTTGCATACGAAGCTCAGGATTCAGAAGCTGCAGAGAAGTATGTTAACGTAATCGCTGTAAAAGAAGGCAATGAGTCAAATCCCGGAATCGTAGCTTTAGTTGAAGTTCTTAAATCTGATGAAGTTACAGCATGGATCGAAGAGCAGTATAAGGGATCTGTAGTACCTTATGCAGGTAAATAA
- a CDS encoding methionine ABC transporter permease produces the protein MNVADFFDKYGALLSQNTGITLYMVFVSTALAYVIGIPIGICLVITSENGLRPNRHIYRFLDVIVNIVRSIPFLILLILIMPITKQIVGKTWGAEATIVPLVFAAAPFIARMVESSLMEVDHGVIEAAQSMGASNWTIVWRVMVSEARSSLLVGATIALATILGYSAMAGSVGGGGLGDVAIQYGYYRYQTGVMVVTVALLVIMVQIMQAFGMWLSKRLDKRITK, from the coding sequence ATGAACGTCGCTGATTTTTTTGACAAATACGGCGCTCTTCTTTCACAAAATACCGGAATCACTCTTTACATGGTCTTTGTATCAACGGCACTTGCCTATGTAATTGGTATACCGATTGGTATATGCCTTGTTATTACGTCTGAGAATGGACTTAGACCCAACAGACATATCTATAGATTTCTTGATGTAATAGTTAATATAGTAAGAAGTATACCGTTTCTTATCCTGCTGATCCTTATCATGCCGATCACCAAGCAGATTGTCGGCAAGACCTGGGGAGCAGAAGCTACTATAGTACCGCTTGTATTTGCAGCGGCTCCCTTTATTGCCAGAATGGTTGAATCTTCTCTTATGGAGGTTGATCACGGAGTAATAGAAGCTGCGCAGAGTATGGGCGCTTCAAACTGGACGATAGTATGGAGAGTCATGGTATCAGAAGCCAGATCTTCTCTTCTTGTAGGAGCTACCATCGCTCTTGCTACTATCCTTGGTTATTCTGCTATGGCAGGATCTGTAGGTGGCGGCGGTCTTGGTGATGTAGCGATTCAGTACGGCTATTACAGATATCAGACAGGAGTTATGGTAGTTACTGTTGCGCTTCTGGTTATTATGGTTCAGATAATGCAGGCATTTGGAATGTGGCTAAGTAAGCGCCTTGATAAGAGAATTACTAAATAA
- a CDS encoding ANTAR domain-containing response regulator, whose protein sequence is MANVVVAFAKDTDSGNFKNILVRRGFNVAAVCNSGAQALTAMENLGNGVIVCGYRLGDMICEELAADLPSYFQMLLIASPSKLEEVDLPENVISLQTPLQTDVLVSTLNMMLEGVSRKRRKSRENNKRERTEKEKETIRKAKELLMERHKMTEPEAHHYLQKCSMDSGTGIVEAAEMIISLNSV, encoded by the coding sequence ATGGCTAACGTAGTTGTTGCATTTGCAAAGGATACAGATTCGGGGAATTTTAAAAATATATTGGTCCGAAGAGGCTTTAATGTTGCAGCTGTCTGTAATTCAGGAGCGCAGGCCCTGACAGCAATGGAAAATCTTGGCAATGGTGTTATAGTCTGTGGATACAGACTTGGAGACATGATCTGCGAAGAGCTTGCTGCTGACCTGCCATCCTATTTTCAGATGCTTCTTATTGCATCCCCTTCAAAGCTTGAGGAAGTAGACCTTCCGGAGAATGTGATATCACTTCAGACACCTCTTCAGACGGATGTTCTTGTGTCGACCCTTAATATGATGCTGGAAGGCGTCAGCAGGAAGAGAAGAAAATCCAGAGAAAATAATAAAAGAGAACGCACCGAAAAAGAGAAAGAAACTATAAGAAAAGCAAAAGAACTTCTTATGGAAAGACATAAAATGACAGAACCGGAAGCACATCATTATCTTCAGAAGTGTTCCATGGATTCGGGTACTGGCATTGTTGAAGCGGCAGAGATGATCATTTCTCTTAATAGCGTATAA
- the glnA gene encoding type I glutamate--ammonia ligase: MTKYTREDIFRIVEDEDVAFIRLQFCDIFGNPKNIAITPSQLEVALDRELTFDGSAVEGFVRKHESEMYLYPDLDSFEIYPWRPQSGKVARMFCDVYTLDRKPFEGDPRNILRKVLKKAEEMGISFKVNPEIEFFLFGCDDSGNPVPETKETAGYFDVAPADMGENVRRDIILNLEDMNFNILSSHHEIAPAQHEIDFECDEASRIADMIQTFKMAVKTIARKHGYYATFMPKPLEGVNGSGMHISFSAFDNDGTNIFTDSSDELGLSKKAYAFIAGLLEHMEGISLVTNPLINSYKRLVPGYDAPVNMTWTASSANRTSLIRIPYKRGNKTQIELRNPDATCNPYLAIALCIAAGLDGIEKNMLPPKQLSMQHADDYDAKDQFKTLPQTLGQAINAFKNDDLIKDVLGEDVCFKFLEAKEGEWKRFRSCVTQWEMNEYLGKY; the protein is encoded by the coding sequence ATGACTAAGTATACCAGAGAAGATATATTTCGTATTGTAGAAGATGAGGACGTGGCTTTTATAAGACTTCAGTTCTGCGATATATTTGGAAATCCCAAAAACATTGCTATTACACCTTCCCAGCTTGAAGTGGCTCTCGACAGAGAACTTACTTTTGACGGATCTGCAGTAGAGGGATTTGTACGTAAACATGAAAGTGAGATGTATCTGTATCCGGATCTTGATTCATTTGAAATATATCCATGGAGACCTCAGTCAGGTAAGGTTGCCAGAATGTTCTGCGATGTATATACGCTTGACAGAAAGCCTTTCGAAGGTGATCCACGTAATATCCTCAGAAAAGTTCTGAAAAAAGCCGAAGAAATGGGTATTTCTTTTAAGGTTAATCCTGAAATAGAATTCTTCCTTTTTGGATGTGACGATTCAGGAAATCCTGTTCCTGAAACAAAAGAAACAGCAGGCTATTTTGATGTTGCTCCAGCAGACATGGGAGAGAATGTCAGACGTGATATCATTCTCAACCTTGAAGACATGAACTTTAATATTCTTTCATCTCATCATGAGATCGCACCTGCCCAGCATGAGATCGATTTTGAATGTGATGAAGCAAGCCGTATCGCTGATATGATACAGACTTTCAAGATGGCCGTTAAGACTATAGCAAGAAAGCACGGCTACTATGCAACATTCATGCCCAAGCCCCTTGAAGGTGTTAATGGTTCAGGAATGCATATCAGCTTTTCTGCTTTTGATAATGACGGTACTAATATTTTTACAGATAGCAGTGATGAACTTGGCCTTTCCAAGAAGGCATACGCTTTTATAGCAGGTCTTCTTGAGCACATGGAAGGAATCAGTCTTGTGACCAATCCTCTCATCAACTCTTATAAGCGCCTTGTTCCCGGATATGATGCGCCTGTAAATATGACCTGGACTGCATCAAGTGCTAACCGTACATCACTTATCCGCATTCCTTATAAAAGAGGTAATAAGACTCAGATAGAGTTAAGAAACCCTGATGCAACATGTAATCCATATCTTGCAATCGCTCTTTGCATAGCTGCAGGTCTTGATGGAATAGAAAAGAATATGCTGCCTCCGAAGCAGCTCTCTATGCAGCATGCCGATGATTATGATGCTAAAGATCAGTTTAAGACACTTCCGCAGACACTTGGTCAGGCAATTAATGCATTTAAGAATGATGATTTGATCAAAGATGTACTTGGAGAAGATGTCTGTTTTAAGTTCCTTGAAGCCAAGGAAGGCGAGTGGAAGAGATTCAGAAGCTGTGTAACCCAGTGGGAAATGAACGAATATCTTGGGAAATACTGA